The DNA segment TCATTACGATGGGGATTATCGGTTCACAAAACTATGATTTAGAGACAATGAAAACAGTAGCACTAGGTCAGTCTATTGAGTTAAAGGACTATCGCATTAACTATGATCGCCTGGACCAGAAAAAAGAAGGAATTAACGATATTGTCTATGCAGATGTTACCGTGTTTAGGAATGGTAAGAAGCTTGGCACATTCCAACCGGAAAAAGTATTTTATGGTAACTGGGAGCAGCCATCATCTGAGGTAGCTATTATTTCATCGGTTAAGGAAGATTTATATATCGTCCTTAGTGCATGGGAAGATGATGGAAAGGCTACATTTGTTGTAAAAGTAAACCCAATGATGAACTGGTTATGGTTTGGTTCCTTTATGATTGTTATTGGTGCACTTTTCGCCATTTGGAATGGAAAATATCAAAATGTCACTCCAAGATACACAGGAGTACGAAGAGAGGTGTCTTAATATGAGAAACAAACTTTATATAGGGCTCCTCATCCTTGCGTTTATCTTTCAAGGTTCATTCATCCGAGTGGAAGCAGCAAAACAAATTGACTATAAATCTGCAGAGTTTAAAGCAGTTGCCCAGCAATTTGCCTGTACATGCGGCTGTGGGCAGGATCATTATGAATGTGACCCCAATACTTGCAGTCTCACTACCGATTTTAAAAAGGATTTAGTAGAGATGATGAACAAGGGCTGGGATAAAGATAAAATCCGTGAATATTATGTCAATATTTACGGTGAAGAGATCTTGACGTCACCGGAAAAAAGCGGATTTAGTTTAACTGCTTGGATTCTACCCTTTGTTGTGTTAGGAGCAGCAGCAATCGCAGTATTTATGATCATTCGTAAATGGGTGAAAAAAAGAGGAACTGAAGAAGTTGTCTCTGAATACGAGGACACAAGTGATGAAGTTGAAGGAGAAATCCTTTCTTCCATGATCGATGAAGAACGCAAAAAGTATCTTTAGGATGTGAACAAAATGCAGGATATTTCAATCATCTCGATGATTTTTACAGCAGCAATAGCGCTGACTTGTCTATTTTTAATATTGTCACCATTATTTAAGTGGGATGCGTATATAGCTATTAGCACAAAAACTCAGGATATAGGGACAACCAAAGAAGCTCTTTTGACCACTCTTAACGAGATAGAATTTGAATACAAGATGGATAAAATATCGCACACTGATTATAAGGTTTTAAAGAGACAATACGAAACAGAAGTTGCAAGTATCATGAAGGAAGAAGAACAATTGATTGATAAAAGTGTTGATGTTGATTTAATGGCAGAAGTAGAAAAAGAAATCGAGGAACAAATGCAAAGCTATAAAAATAAAAAGGGGGAAGGAAAGTGATCAAGAAAATCACAGTCTTCTTCCTTGGACTGATGCTGCTACTACCGTTCCACGGTTTGGCGGCATCTGATTCAAAGGTTACCGTTGATATGCATTATATTGTGGTCAGTCCAGCTGAAGATGGATCAACCAATATGATGAATATGGTGAACTATTCTAATACGTCTGGTGAGGAGTATAAAGGGATTGGGCAAGGTGAGTCAGTATTAAATGTCTCCATTCCAAAAGGAGCCAAAGATCTAAATTTTCTAGATAACAAGATTGCTTTTAAAGAAGTTGATAAAGGCTTTATTACAACCACACCGGTTCCAGCAAATCAAACAATGGTCCTTCCATATAGCTATAGAATGCCAAAGGGAGAAGAAATCAATATAACAGCAGATTACTCTGTTCAAATGATGCAGATTCTTGTGCCAGAAGGTATGGGAAGCATTGAAGTAAAGGGCATAGAGGCAACGAGCCAAGGGCTCTTCAAATTTGATGACCAAAATTATTTTGGCTATAGCATAGAAGGTATTAAAGCAAACCAAACATTCACAATGGTGTACAACAAAGATGTTCAGCCACCATCGGATAAAACGGCTAAGAGTCAAAATGCAAGTGAAAATGCAAACAATAGTTCAGTCACACACACTGCACCTGCTTTTCATAATCCAGGTCATTTAAGGATGTGGGCACAGTCTCCATTACATCGTTTTAATCCTCACGTCTTTCTAATCATTATTGGTGCTATTTTAATTGCGGGCATTTCTTACTATGCTTACTTTAGAAGAAAAGCGAGATTAGAAGAAGAACGACTAGGCGCTGATAAAGAAGAAAAAGCCTTTAAGCAGCTAATGGCTAAGCAAAAGGCTATTCTAGATAAGATTATCGAGTTAGAAGAGACCTTTGGTGATGGAAAGCTATCAGAGAACGACTATCACGCAAAGCTTGCTGCTTATAAACAGCATTTAGTCCAAGTGAAATTAAATTTACGTAACTATGTTGAATAGCAGCTGGAATGGGAGGGACCGCAATTGATTGACATAAAGAAGCTAACGAAGCAAGCTGACAATAAACTGATCTTACGTGGGATAGACCTCTCGATAAAAAAAGGGGAAACAGTTGCCATACTAGGACCTAACGGTGCTGGTAAAAGTACGCTTTTAAAGGTGCTAGCAACATTAATAAAACCAACATCTGGATTGGTTAAAATAAATGGTTTAGATCTCAAAAAGGACCATATCGAGATAAAAAAAACATTGGGTTATTTACCCCATTCCAGTCTGCTATACGATCATTATTCTCCACTTGAAAATTTAGTTTTCTTTGGGAATATTTACGGAGTTAAGAATGTGGAGGAGAAAGCCATTCAACTGGTTAAAGAAGTAGGATTATCCTTCTTTTTGAATGAGCCGGTTAAGAACTTTTCCCGCGGTATGTTACAAAGGATTGCCATTGCACGAGCCATTGTTCATGACCCAGAAGTTCTCCTGTTAGATGAACCACACACAGGGTTAGATCAAGGTGCTATAACAATTCTTAATAATGTAATCCTTTCTATGAAGGATAAAGGTGCGACCACATTAATGGTTACGCATGATTTTAAACAAGCAGCCGAGATTTGTGATCGAATTATTATTGTTAAAAATGGGAAGATCGTCGATGACTTTAAAATGGAGAGACATAATTTAGGGTACGTTTCCGAAAAATACGAGCTTCAAGTGGAGGGAGTCTCATGAACTTATTTCGTACAGCCCTCTTACTAGCAAAAAAAGATCTGTATTCTGAATTAAAAACAAAGCAAATTCTAGTAACACAAATAATATTTGCGGGACTTGTGATTGTCGTTTTCAGCTTTGCCTTTGATCCTGCTAATAATACAACAAAGGCTGTCATCCCAGGGGTGGTTTGGGTCATTATCGTATTTGCCGGCATTTTAGGCCTTAACCGGTCCTTTATCTCGGAGCAGCGAAATGATACGATTCAAGGATTATTTGTTGCACCGATGGAGGCAGCAAGTATTTATTTAGGAAAATTTCTTGCGAATTTTATCATGATCCTTGTGGTTGAACTAGTTTCGATACCGTTTCTATTTTTATTATTTGATTTTAAATTTTTTGGAAGTATTCCATATTTCATTTTAGTAGTTTTCCTAGGAAGCTTCGGATTTATAGCAATCGGCACATTCTTGGCTGCGCTTTCTGCCAATTCAAAAAGCAGTGAAATGCTACTGCCGTTACTATTATTCCCGATTACTACTCCGATATTAATTGGTGTGGTTCAAGCAACTCGAATTATCTTAACGAATATGGAGAAGTTTTCTAGTGCTTTAGCGTGGATCCAATTGGTTACCGCGTATGATGTGATATTCTTTGTGATTTGTATATTATTAATTGATTATGTTTTGGAGGTTTAAATGATGAGTATGAATCTCGAACGAGAGAAAGCGATACTTCCTGAGGCTCAGTTGGCTGATACTAAAAAACGTAATGTATCCCGTATTTTGTTTGTCGGCACAGTGATCTCCATGTTAGTTTCCCTATATTTTATTTTTATTTTTGCAGCAGAAGAAACAACCATGCATGCAGCGCAAAAAATCTTTTATTTTCATGTAAGTTCAGCGTGGCTAGCCTTTATGGCGTTTTTTGTGACATTCGTGTTCAGTATTTTGTTTTTAATCAAGCGGAAAAGAATTTTTGATACTTACGCCTATGTATCCGCAGAGATTGGTGTTGTTTTCACCATTATTGTTTTGACAACAGGACCTATTTGGGCAAGATCAGCCTGGAACACCTGGTGGGTGTGGGAACCAAGATTAATTACAACTTTAATCCTATTTTTTATCTATATTGCCTACATTATGATTCGACAAATGGATGGAGTGTGGGATAAAAAAGCACGACTAGCATCTGTATTTGGAATCATAGGGTTCGCCGATGTTCCGATCGTATTCTTTGCTATTCGCTGGTGGCAAACGAAATTTCACCCAATTGTTTTTGGTGAGGGGCCTTCCCAAAAAGGTGGCGGAATTGAGGACAGTATGCTTGTAGCGTTACTTATCACAATTACTGCGTTCACTATTTTTTATGCCTACCTTCTTCATAAAGGTGTTTCCTTTGAAAATATGAAAATTAAAGTAGAACGTTATAAAGAAAAATTAAGAGAACAATTAGAAAACTAGGAGGAATCTAAAATGAACTATGAATATATGTTGGGTGCCTATTCCGTAGCATGGGTTGTAATTTTTGCGTATATGCTTATTGTTGGTAAAAGACATACGAAGCTGAAGAAGGAAATAGAGTTCTTAAAACAACTAGAAAAATAAGCAAGGGGAGCAGGAGGAAACAAGATGAACAAACGAGTCATCAAATTGCTCGTCATGATTCTAATTATCGGGATGTTTGCTTTCTTTGCTTATAGTCTGGTAACAAAAGGGAAACACACCGATGTAGGCGATAAGGCTTATAATTTTGAACTTCCAAACCTAGATGGCAGCAATACCAAGCTAGCGGATTATAAGGGTGAAGTAGTTATTTTGAATTATTTTGCCAGCTGGTGTGCTCCTTGTAAAGACGAATTCCCAGAGTTAGAAGCTTTCCAAAAAGATTATGGTGATCAATATAATCTTCTTATGATTAATCGTGGAGAGACACAGGATAAGATTAAGAAAGTAACAGAAAACAATAAAGCAGGAATGAATTACCTATTTGATTATAATGCTAAGGTGTCAAAATTATATAATGTAACTGGGCAGCCTGAGACGTTTGTTATTGATAAACAAGGAGTAATCAGAGAGCACTTTAATGGACCCGTTACAGAAATGCAATTGTATAATTGGGCAAAGAAATATAATAACTAAAGAGAGGATTGACCCATCATATGATGGTGTCAACCTCTTTTTTTATATAGTTCGATAGTGAAACTCTGCTGATATGATTGCTTTTATTTTAATTTGTCCAGGTTCCAAAGGAGTGGTACTCATAGCTTTCACCATTGTTTCCGGTTGATAAGAATAAGGGTGAATAGGACTGCTGCCTTCCACGATTAAAATAGGGGTGGGTATTAATGTAACGTTAATCGAGTCGGCAATTGTCTTTGCTTTCCCAATCGCATTGTTGACTGCCATAACTAAGGCGCGTTGATAATAAGGATCTTTATTATTTACTGTAAATTGAATGTTTGATACATAATTAACCCCATTTTGTACAGCGTTGTCTACCACCTTTCCGATCATGGTTAAATCTTCTATTTTCACCTGTAAAATATGTGTTACCTTGTATCCTTTAAAAATTTGTTTCCCTTGTTCATAGTCGTAATCAGATTCGATTCGGTAATCAAATGTTTGTATATGTGTTTGGGGAATTCCAAGTTCCACTAAAGATTGAATGACCTTTGTACTTTGAATGGCATTTTGCTGCTGTGCGGGTATTAAATCCTTGCCTTCCGTAATAACGCCTAAGTTAACAGAAGCTAAGTCGGGCTGAACCACCAATTCTCCCTCCCCAGTAACTTTTATTAAATGCTGCCCTTTATGGTGGCCTCCACCCCGGTTAGGCTGCTGATAGTGATACACATTAATTTCCTCCTCAACATTACGCTTTCCTATAAAATACTCCTTCCTCTTCTGAAATGTTCCTATTTAGTAGGGCAATCCTTTTAATTCCACCTGTTCTAGTAAACCTAGTAAAAAAATAGAATGAAATGACAGATTTGAAAGTCATAATGTGTCCAAGCAGGCATACATTTTAAATAATGAGAAAGGCAAATCAAGGAGGAACCAGTCATGGAAGGAATCCTAAATTTTTTACCCAAAAATATTGCAGATCTAATTAACCAAATCCCTCCTGAGCAAAAAGAAGAACTTGAAGAAATTCGCATTCGTATAAATCGTCCAATTGAAATGACCTTAAAGGGAGCACCCAAATTTCTAACCTACATTATACAACCTGAGGATGCGTTTCACCTGATGAATAAAATAAGCCATTTTTCAATTTATACACTTGAGGAAGAACTTAAGCGGGGTTATATAACTGTTTCTGGAGGACACCGAATTGGGTTGGCTGGAAAGGTGATTCTTGAGGAGGGAAAAGTAAAGGCGATTAGGGATATTTCCTCTTTTAACATTAGGATTGCAAGAGAAAAGGTAGGTATTGCTGAGCCTATTGTGCCTTTTATTTTTAAAAACAGCTGGATGCATACCATGATTATAGGACCGCCGCAAACAGGGAAAACGACACTGCTTCGTGATATAGCAAGAATCATATCATCTGGTAATTGGTCAAAGGGAATAGAGGCTTGTAAGGTTGGAATTGTTGATGAACGTAGTGAGATCGCTGGATGTGTAAATGGAGTGCCGCAATTAACGTTTGGTCACCGGCTTGATGTTCTGGATGCCTGTCCAAAGGCTGAAGGAATGATGATGCTCATTCGTTCAATGAGTCCAGATGTCTTAATCGTTGACGAAATTGGCCGTAAAGAGGATGCCGAAGCGATCCAGGAGGCAGTACATGCTGGAATCAAATTAATCATGACCACACACGGGACGAGCATTGAGGAGATTAGAAAACGTCCCTCTTTAAAGGAGATTATTGATCAGGACATATTTCAACGATTTATCGTCCTTAGCAGGGCATCAGGACCAGGTACGATTACCCATATTTTAGATTCTAGCGGGAAAGAACTAACGCAAAAAGTGAGAGTGACATAAATGATTAAGCTATTAGGGGCTATTATCATAATTGTTGCTACTACTTGGACAGGATTTGAGGCTGCAAAGCATTTAAGTGAGCGGCCGAGACAGCTTAGAGCACTAAGGTCGGCGTTGCAGTCACTTGAAGCAGAAATCATGTATGGACACACACCATTGCATGAAGCATCAAGGAGATTAGCTGAACAACTTACTAACCCACTTTCCACCTTTTTTGACTCATTTGCAAAGAAACTTACAGACACAGAAACAACTGTTAAAGAAGCTTGGGAAACAAGTTTAAAAGAGGTTTGGAAGGCAACAGCCTTAAAACAGGGAGAATTTGAAATTATGAAGCAGTTTGGGGAGACCCTTGGTCGTCATGATCGCTTTTCCCAACAAAAACATATTATGCTAACTCTTTCCCATCTTGAAAGAGAAGAAGCGGATGCCATCGACCGGCAAGCTAAATATGAAAAAATGGTAAAGAGCCTAGGATTTTTGTCGGGATTGTTACTAATTATTTTATTATTTTAGGGGGAAAAGCAATGGGTTTAGAAGTGGATATTATTTTTAAAATAGCTGGTGTGGGGATAGTAGTGGCCTTCTTGCATACCGTACTTGATCAGGTGGGCAAAAAAGAGTACGCACAATGGGTTACCTTATTTGGTTTTATTTATATTTTATTTCAGGTTGCATCTATTGTTGATGACCTGTTCCAGAAAATAAAATCGGTTTTCTTGTTTCAATAGAGAGGGGGGCTTTGCTATTGAAATCATTAAAATTGTCGGTGTAGCTCTCATTGCGACCTTTCTTGCTCTCATCATTAAGGAGCAAAAGCCAAACTTTGCCTTCCTTTTAATTGTGTTTGTCGGCTGTGTCATTTTTCTTTTTTTAGTTGATAAAATCTATGAAATCATTCATATGCTTGAAAAATTAGCAGTGAATGCACATGTAAATCTCGTTTATGTTGAAACCATTCTCAAAATCATTGGTATTGCTTATATTGCAGAATTTGCTACTCAAATAACAAAGGATGCGGGTCAAGGAGCAATCGCCTCTAAGATTGAATTAGCAGGAAAAGTAATCATTCTCGCGATGGCGATTCCTATATTAACCGTTTTAATTGAAACCATTATTAAATTAATTCCGAGCTAATCACAGTCTTTTAATGAGGTGTTTATAAAATGAAGCAGAGGCTGCAGATTATTCCTATTATCATTATTGTATTCTTTTTTTTACTCACTCCAAGTGTCCAAGCTGCTGAAGAACCGAAAGCTAACACGTCCTCTCTTTCTCCACAGGAGCTTGTTGATGCTCAACTGGAAACCTTAGATTTAGAGGAGTTAAAACAATTTTGGGAGGACATTACTGATAAGTATGGTGGGTTTCTCCCAGAAAGTCAGAAGGGAAGCTTATATGATTTCATAAAAGGAGATAAGAAATTTTCCTTTAAGCAATGGGGTCAGGGGATCTTGAAATTCGCTTTTCAAGAATTTGTAGCAAATGGGAAATTGCTCGGTTCGTTAATTATGTTAACCATATTTAGTATGTTCCTGCAATCTATGCAAAACGCGTTTGAGAAAAGTGCGATTAGTAAGGTTGCCTATTCCATTGTTTATATGGTACTTGTCATCCTTGCGCTTAATAGTTTTCATATTGCTATCAGCTACACAAATGAAGCGATTGGGACTATGACGTCGTTTATCCTGGCACTTGTTCCTCTTTTGCTAGCATTAATTGCTGCTTCTGGAGGACTTATATCGGCAGCATTTTTTCATCCTGTGATTCTATTTCTAATGAATATGAGTGGTTTATTCATGCAATATATCATTCTTCCACTTTTATTCTTAGCAACATTGTTAAGTATCGTAAGTACAATGTCCGAACAATACAAAGTTTCGCAGTTAGCTCAGTTACTGAGAAATTGGAGTATCGGATTAATGGGTCTGTTCTTAACCGTGTTTTTGGGTGTGATCTCGGTTCAAGGTGCATCTGCTGCAGTAACGGATGGAGTAACAATAAGGACGGCAAAATTTGTTACCGGTAATTTCATTCCCGTTATTGGCAGAATGTTTACGGACGCAACAGATACGGTTGTAAGTGCTTCTGTTCTTTTAAAAAATACTGTTGGGATTGCAGGAGTAGCTATTTTGCTCATTATCGTTGCTTTCCCAGCGATAAAAATATTAATGATTGCTTTCATTTATAAATTCGCAGCTGCCATTCTTCAACCATTAGGCGGGGGTCCAATCATTAAATGTTTGGATATTATCAGTAAAAGTGTCATTTATGTTTTTGCTGCATTAGGGATTGTTTCACTGATGTTCTTTTTAAGTATTACAGTCATTGTCGCGGCTGGAAATCTAACAATGATGATGAGATAGGGGGGAGCAAAAATGGAGTTTTTAACAGAGTGGGTAACGAATATTATTTTATTTATCCTGTTAGCAACGGTAATTGATATGCTCCTTCCTAATTCAGGTCTGCAAAAGTATACGAAGATGGTTACAGGTTTACTCTTAATTGCTATTATTCTCACCCCCATCTTTAAACTAATCTCCAAAGACTTTGAGACAACATTGGCATCGATCCCTTCATATCAAGCACCGGGTGAAAAAAATATGAAAAATTTAATAGATTTAAAGAAAAAAGAAATACAAGCTTCCCAACATGCATATATTTTAGAAGAAATGGCTGTCCAGCTAAAAAAGGACGTTAAGGAGGAGTTGATGGAACAATACGGATTGGAGATAGCAAAAGTTGATATAGCAATAAATGAAGAAAGCGACCAAGCATTCCCTGAAAACCTCCAAAAGGTTATGGTTCTTCTGAGACAACCGGAAAATGGCGTACAGACAGTCGAAGCGATAAAACAAATCGAAATAAACACAGAAAAACCTCTTCCATCAAAAGGATCAAATGAAGAAACAGAAAAGATTGCCTCATTTCTTTCGCAAAAATGGAATGTAACTGAAGAAACAGTGGAAGTTTCGATTGAAGGGGGGATTAAAAAGAAGAATGGATAACAAACAAGGACCATTTTCATGGCTCAAAAAAATACTTAAATTAGATGAAAAAACAGAAAAGAAACCAAGTAAATACCAATATATGCTTCTCGTTCTTTGTATTGGTGCAGCGTTTATGCTTGTGGGGAACATAGTCTTCAAAACCGATACAAGTCCTACAGATATTCCAGCATCAACAAATACAAAGGCAGAGACGGAGGATGTCCCTACATTTGGCTTGAAAAAGAGCTCCGGTAATAAGGCCATAGCTGAATATGAAGAAAAGTATGAGGATCAGCTAAAGAAGGCAATTCAAGAAATGTTAGGCGTGAATGATGTTACTGTCGTGGTGAATATTGATTCAACTGATAAGAAGGTTTTAGAGAAAAATAGAGTCTCAAAATCACAAACAACGGATGAAACTGATCGTGAAGGTGGACAACGGAAAGTACAGGAATCCTCAACGGATGAGCAACTTGTTATTATACGCGATGGGGAAAATGAAGGACCAATTGTAGTAGAAACGAAAAAACCTGAAATTCGCGGTGTACTTGTTGTTGCAAAGGGTGCTGACAATATTCAGGTGAAAAAATGGATTGTAGAAGCAGTCACAAGGGCGTTAGGAGTGCCAAGCCACCGTGTCGCCGTTATGCCTAAAAAATAAGAGGGGGATTTTAAATGTTATTAAAGAAACAAACAGTATGGTTATTAACAATGTTAAGCTTAGTGGTTGTCCTTTCGGTGTATTACATTACTTCACCAGAGCAAAAATCTAATGATCTTGCGGCTGTGCAGCAAAATGCCAAAGATCAAATGGATCAAAAGCAGGCTAATTCAAAAACTGAAGCTAAGGATGGAAAAACAATTGTATCAACTGTTGCAGGTGATGATGCATTTGAGGAACTTCGCATGAAGCTTGATGACCTAAGAAGCCAAATGCAAGAAGATTTAACTACTCAATTAGCTTCCACTGATCTTCCAGCAGATGAGCGTAGTAAGGTGAAAGATCAAATGGATAGATTAAACCAAACTGCTCAAAAAGAAGAAATTCTTGAAACATTAATTAGAACGATGGGTTATGAAGATGCTTTAGTTAGAGCCGATGGAGAGCAAGTAAGAGTAACAGTAAAATCTAAGAAAAAGCCTTCAGCATCTGAAGCAAATAAAATTATTCAACAGGTAAAGAAAGAAATTGGAGAGACCAATTACGTAGCGGTGGAATTCCAGCCATCAAAATAGTAGATAGACTTTAAAAGGAAAGTCCATGGCTTTCCTTTTTTATTGTTTGACTATGTAAAAGTTAATTATGTAATTTTTTACACTCTGTTGATTGGAGCGGAAGGCACGAAGACTCCTGCGGGAGTAGTTGGTCACGGGAGACCCCGCAGGAGTGCGCGACGAGGAGGCTCCCGGACCACCCCGCGGAAAGCGAAGTGCCTGGAGCGGAAATCAACAGGCAAGTTTAAGATGGGTTATGTTTAATTATAAATTAATTAGGGAAAAATACTCATTTGAGGTTAATCAAATTGTTAAAATTCCCTTTTTCATCTAAAAAGATTAAGATAAAAGATGAATGGGACTAAGAGAAATGTTTCGAGGAAATGATTTAGCTTATTGAACTTTTACTAAGTATTATCGTATAGTATTAGTAGCTAGTCCTAATTAAAGTGTTACAAGGGGTGTTACTCAAATGTTAAAAGTACAAGAAATTCGTGAATTAATTAAATTGGTAGACCAGTCCAGCATTGATGAATTTGTATATGAAAATGAAGGCTCAAAAATTCAAATGAAGAAAAATGCTGCAACGGTGGTAACGACAGTTCAACCAGTTCTACAAGCTGCGACTGCACCTGTTCAAACAGCACCAGCACCAGTTGCTGTACCTGCTGCCGTAACAGAAACAAAACAAGAAGCACCGAAAGTGGAAGCGACAAACCAAGCTGATACATCCAATCTACATAAAATTACATCACCTATGGTAGGTACTTTTTATGCTTCTCCAACACCAGATGCAGATATTTATGTAAAAGCAGGAGATAAGGTTTCAAAGGATTCAATTGTATGTATTGTTGAAGCAATGAAATTATTTAATGAAATTGAAGCTGAAGTAAATGGCGAAATTGTTGAAATACTAGTTAAAAATGGTCAATTAGTAGAATACGGACAGCCTTTATTTTTAGTAAAGCCTGAATAAGGAGCGATAACAGGATGATAAAAAAACTGTTAATTGCAAACAGAGGAGAAATTGCAGTAAGAATTATTCGGGCCTGCCGAGAAATGGGTATTGAATCAGTTGCTGTTTTCTCAGAAGCAGACCGTGAAGCATTACATGTTCAATTGGCAGATGAAGCCTATTGTATTGGACCTAAAACATCAAAAGATAGTTATTTGAACGTAACAAATCTTATCAGTGTAGCAAAACTGACTGCCTGCGATGCGATCCACCCAGGGTATGGATTCTTGGCGGAAAATGCCGATTTTGCAG comes from the Neobacillus sp. PS2-9 genome and includes:
- a CDS encoding cytochrome c-type biogenesis protein CcmH, whose translation is MRNKLYIGLLILAFIFQGSFIRVEAAKQIDYKSAEFKAVAQQFACTCGCGQDHYECDPNTCSLTTDFKKDLVEMMNKGWDKDKIREYYVNIYGEEILTSPEKSGFSLTAWILPFVVLGAAAIAVFMIIRKWVKKRGTEEVVSEYEDTSDEVEGEILSSMIDEERKKYL
- the ccmA gene encoding heme ABC exporter ATP-binding protein CcmA — its product is MIDIKKLTKQADNKLILRGIDLSIKKGETVAILGPNGAGKSTLLKVLATLIKPTSGLVKINGLDLKKDHIEIKKTLGYLPHSSLLYDHYSPLENLVFFGNIYGVKNVEEKAIQLVKEVGLSFFLNEPVKNFSRGMLQRIAIARAIVHDPEVLLLDEPHTGLDQGAITILNNVILSMKDKGATTLMVTHDFKQAAEICDRIIIVKNGKIVDDFKMERHNLGYVSEKYELQVEGVS
- a CDS encoding heme exporter protein CcmB, translating into MNLFRTALLLAKKDLYSELKTKQILVTQIIFAGLVIVVFSFAFDPANNTTKAVIPGVVWVIIVFAGILGLNRSFISEQRNDTIQGLFVAPMEAASIYLGKFLANFIMILVVELVSIPFLFLLFDFKFFGSIPYFILVVFLGSFGFIAIGTFLAALSANSKSSEMLLPLLLFPITTPILIGVVQATRIILTNMEKFSSALAWIQLVTAYDVIFFVICILLIDYVLEV
- a CDS encoding cytochrome c biogenesis protein, with translation MMSMNLEREKAILPEAQLADTKKRNVSRILFVGTVISMLVSLYFIFIFAAEETTMHAAQKIFYFHVSSAWLAFMAFFVTFVFSILFLIKRKRIFDTYAYVSAEIGVVFTIIVLTTGPIWARSAWNTWWVWEPRLITTLILFFIYIAYIMIRQMDGVWDKKARLASVFGIIGFADVPIVFFAIRWWQTKFHPIVFGEGPSQKGGGIEDSMLVALLITITAFTIFYAYLLHKGVSFENMKIKVERYKEKLREQLEN
- a CDS encoding CcmD family protein; the encoded protein is MNYEYMLGAYSVAWVVIFAYMLIVGKRHTKLKKEIEFLKQLEK
- a CDS encoding TlpA disulfide reductase family protein; its protein translation is MNKRVIKLLVMILIIGMFAFFAYSLVTKGKHTDVGDKAYNFELPNLDGSNTKLADYKGEVVILNYFASWCAPCKDEFPELEAFQKDYGDQYNLLMINRGETQDKIKKVTENNKAGMNYLFDYNAKVSKLYNVTGQPETFVIDKQGVIREHFNGPVTEMQLYNWAKKYNN
- a CDS encoding SIMPL domain-containing protein, which codes for MYHYQQPNRGGGHHKGQHLIKVTGEGELVVQPDLASVNLGVITEGKDLIPAQQQNAIQSTKVIQSLVELGIPQTHIQTFDYRIESDYDYEQGKQIFKGYKVTHILQVKIEDLTMIGKVVDNAVQNGVNYVSNIQFTVNNKDPYYQRALVMAVNNAIGKAKTIADSINVTLIPTPILIVEGSSPIHPYSYQPETMVKAMSTTPLEPGQIKIKAIISAEFHYRTI
- the spoIIIAA gene encoding stage III sporulation protein AA — translated: MEGILNFLPKNIADLINQIPPEQKEELEEIRIRINRPIEMTLKGAPKFLTYIIQPEDAFHLMNKISHFSIYTLEEELKRGYITVSGGHRIGLAGKVILEEGKVKAIRDISSFNIRIAREKVGIAEPIVPFIFKNSWMHTMIIGPPQTGKTTLLRDIARIISSGNWSKGIEACKVGIVDERSEIAGCVNGVPQLTFGHRLDVLDACPKAEGMMMLIRSMSPDVLIVDEIGRKEDAEAIQEAVHAGIKLIMTTHGTSIEEIRKRPSLKEIIDQDIFQRFIVLSRASGPGTITHILDSSGKELTQKVRVT
- the spoIIIAB gene encoding stage III sporulation protein SpoIIIAB — its product is MIKLLGAIIIIVATTWTGFEAAKHLSERPRQLRALRSALQSLEAEIMYGHTPLHEASRRLAEQLTNPLSTFFDSFAKKLTDTETTVKEAWETSLKEVWKATALKQGEFEIMKQFGETLGRHDRFSQQKHIMLTLSHLEREEADAIDRQAKYEKMVKSLGFLSGLLLIILLF
- the spoIIIAC gene encoding stage III sporulation protein AC, whose translation is MGLEVDIIFKIAGVGIVVAFLHTVLDQVGKKEYAQWVTLFGFIYILFQVASIVDDLFQKIKSVFLFQ
- the spoIIIAD gene encoding stage III sporulation protein AD; the protein is MEIIKIVGVALIATFLALIIKEQKPNFAFLLIVFVGCVIFLFLVDKIYEIIHMLEKLAVNAHVNLVYVETILKIIGIAYIAEFATQITKDAGQGAIASKIELAGKVIILAMAIPILTVLIETIIKLIPS
- the spoIIIAE gene encoding stage III sporulation protein AE, whose protein sequence is MKQRLQIIPIIIIVFFFLLTPSVQAAEEPKANTSSLSPQELVDAQLETLDLEELKQFWEDITDKYGGFLPESQKGSLYDFIKGDKKFSFKQWGQGILKFAFQEFVANGKLLGSLIMLTIFSMFLQSMQNAFEKSAISKVAYSIVYMVLVILALNSFHIAISYTNEAIGTMTSFILALVPLLLALIAASGGLISAAFFHPVILFLMNMSGLFMQYIILPLLFLATLLSIVSTMSEQYKVSQLAQLLRNWSIGLMGLFLTVFLGVISVQGASAAVTDGVTIRTAKFVTGNFIPVIGRMFTDATDTVVSASVLLKNTVGIAGVAILLIIVAFPAIKILMIAFIYKFAAAILQPLGGGPIIKCLDIISKSVIYVFAALGIVSLMFFLSITVIVAAGNLTMMMR
- the spoIIIAF gene encoding stage III sporulation protein AF, translating into MEFLTEWVTNIILFILLATVIDMLLPNSGLQKYTKMVTGLLLIAIILTPIFKLISKDFETTLASIPSYQAPGEKNMKNLIDLKKKEIQASQHAYILEEMAVQLKKDVKEELMEQYGLEIAKVDIAINEESDQAFPENLQKVMVLLRQPENGVQTVEAIKQIEINTEKPLPSKGSNEETEKIASFLSQKWNVTEETVEVSIEGGIKKKNG